From bacterium, the proteins below share one genomic window:
- the aroF gene encoding 3-deoxy-7-phosphoheptulonate synthase, whose protein sequence is MIVVMEKNASVQNISNVLQIVEECGFTPHVSKGEERTVIGVMGDERGMITEKVQTLKGVEKVIPTSKPYKLVSREWKQENTVINVRGVAIGGSKLTLIAGPCSVENEEQILEIASTVKEAGCHILRGGAFKPRTSPYSFQGLGEQGLELLALAREKTGLPIITEVVNPNQVELVAQYADILQIGARNSQNFALLQEVGKINKPVMLKRGMMSNLEEYLMCAEYIMANGNYDVILCERGIRTFETYTRNTMDISAIPLIKQLSHLPVFADPSHATGKRSLVPPVAKAAVAAGADGLMIEVHHHPENALSDGAQAILPDELYKLIRDIRALSDAIGH, encoded by the coding sequence ATGATTGTTGTCATGGAGAAAAACGCCTCCGTTCAAAATATCAGCAATGTTCTCCAAATCGTTGAAGAATGCGGATTTACACCTCACGTCTCAAAAGGCGAAGAACGTACTGTGATCGGTGTCATGGGCGACGAACGAGGAATGATTACCGAAAAAGTTCAAACGCTGAAAGGTGTTGAGAAAGTCATCCCTACGTCGAAGCCCTATAAATTGGTCAGTCGCGAATGGAAGCAGGAAAATACGGTTATAAATGTGAGAGGCGTTGCCATCGGCGGATCTAAACTCACCCTCATTGCGGGTCCGTGCAGCGTGGAAAACGAAGAACAGATACTTGAAATTGCTTCGACGGTTAAAGAAGCCGGTTGTCACATTCTGCGCGGCGGCGCCTTCAAACCCCGTACGTCGCCATACAGTTTTCAGGGTCTGGGCGAACAAGGACTCGAACTGCTGGCGCTCGCCCGGGAAAAAACCGGGTTACCGATCATTACGGAAGTGGTCAATCCCAACCAGGTCGAACTCGTCGCACAATACGCCGACATTTTGCAAATCGGCGCGCGCAATTCACAAAACTTCGCCTTGCTGCAGGAAGTTGGCAAAATCAATAAACCGGTGATGCTGAAGCGCGGCATGATGTCCAATCTTGAAGAATACCTGATGTGTGCGGAATATATTATGGCCAATGGCAATTATGACGTCATTTTGTGCGAACGCGGTATCCGTACGTTTGAAACGTACACCAGAAATACCATGGATATTTCGGCCATTCCGCTGATCAAACAATTGTCTCACCTTCCGGTATTTGCCGATCCGAGCCACGCCACGGGTAAGCGTTCGCTGGTGCCGCCGGTTGCCAAAGCCGCCGTCGCCGCCGGCGCCGACGGATTGATGATCGAAGTGCACCATCATCCTGAAAACGCTTTGTCCGACGGCGCGCAAGCGATTCTTCCGGACGAACTCTACAAACTGATCCGCGATATCAGGGCGTTATCCGATGCTATCGGGCATTAA